DNA from Asticcacaulis sp. ZE23SCel15:
GCGCTCGGCAGCATCGAGGCAGGCGCCGCGCTCTTCGGCCAGTTTCACCGAGGCCTTATCGGCTTCGCGGCGCAGGTGCTTGAACAGGCGCAGATTCCAAGACTTGGCCATTGCCGATTCAAACGCGACACCTTGTGCCTGAAGGAAGGAATGGAAACCCATCAGGCCAAGACCGACCGAGCGTTCGCGCTGGGCGGAATAGATAGCGGCTTCCATAGAATTGGGCGCGCTTTGGATAAAGTCCTCAAGCACGTTGTCGAGGAAGCGCATGATGTCTTCGACGAAACGCGGATGATCGCGCCACTCAAGGAAGGTTTCGGCATTGACCGACGACAGGCAGCACACGGCGGTGCGGTCGCGGCCCAAATGATCGGCGCCGGTGTGCAGCATGATTTCCGCACAAAGGTTGGACTGACGCACCTTCAGGCCCAGTTCGCGCTGGTGCTGCGGCATGGCGCGGTTAACGGTGTCGGCAAAGATTAGATAGGGCTCGCCCGTCTGCATCCGGATTTCAAGGATCTTTTGCCACAGAGCACGGGCATCAACGAACTTGATGACCTCATTATTCTTGGGCGAGCGCAGCCCAAACGGATTGCCGTCACGCACCGCTTCCATAAATTCGTCGGTGATCGAAATTCCGTGGTGCAGGTTGAGCGCCTTACGGTTGAAGTCGCCTGACGGCTTACGGATTTCGAGAAATTCTTCGATTTCGGGGTGGTGAATGTCGATATAGACCGCCGCCGACCCGCGGCGCAGGGAGCCTTGGCTGATCGCCAGCGTCAGCGAATCCATCACGCGGATAAAGGGGATGATGCCAGAAGTCTGGCCCGCGCCCTTGACCTTTTCACCGATGGAACGCACGCCGCCCCAATAGGTGCCAATGCCACCGCCGTTTGAGGCCAGCGCCACATTTTCGTTCCAGGTGCCGACAATACCTTCGAGGCTGTCAGGCACCGAGTTCAAGAAGCACGAGATCGGCAGACCGCGCGCCGCGCCGCCGTTCGACAGCACCGGCGTCGCCGGCATGAACCACAATTGCGAAATATAGTCATAGATGCGCTGGGCGTGTTCGGCATCGTCGGCATAGGTTGTGGCC
Protein-coding regions in this window:
- a CDS encoding ribonucleoside-diphosphate reductase subunit alpha, whose amino-acid sequence is MSVNDAVKREAVPMMKSFMEVRPKARAEFKLVKQVVTDPSRDAVLTDFGKKTLDDRYLMPGEGYQDMFARVATTYADDAEHAQRIYDYISQLWFMPATPVLSNGGAARGLPISCFLNSVPDSLEGIVGTWNENVALASNGGGIGTYWGGVRSIGEKVKGAGQTSGIIPFIRVMDSLTLAISQGSLRRGSAAVYIDIHHPEIEEFLEIRKPSGDFNRKALNLHHGISITDEFMEAVRDGNPFGLRSPKNNEVIKFVDARALWQKILEIRMQTGEPYLIFADTVNRAMPQHQRELGLKVRQSNLCAEIMLHTGADHLGRDRTAVCCLSSVNAETFLEWRDHPRFVEDIMRFLDNVLEDFIQSAPNSMEAAIYSAQRERSVGLGLMGFHSFLQAQGVAFESAMAKSWNLRLFKHLRREADKASVKLAEERGACLDAAERGVMERFSHKLAIAPTASISIICGGTSAGIEPIPANIYTHKTLSGSFAVKNPYLKALLVEKGLDTLEVWDSIVEHEGSIQHLDALSADEKDIFKTAFEIDQRWVVELAADRAPEICQSQSLNIFLAGDVDKWDLHMLHWTAWEQGVKSLYYLRSKSVQRAAFAGGEAKAASVSMIDAAKTDYEECLACQ